The following proteins are encoded in a genomic region of Antricoccus suffuscus:
- a CDS encoding ABC transporter ATP-binding protein codes for MTTTPSVEVNELRRSYGGDGGYEAVRGVSFEVRRGELFALLGTNGAGKTSTLEVVEGLSRPTGGTVRVLGKDPYADRSAVRPDIGIMLQSGGLPGDLTALETARMWADSLVRARPPQEALEMVGLAHRASVAVKALSGGERRRLDLALSLTGWPKVLFLDEPTTGLDPQSRHATWALIDNLVKEGCAIVLTTHYLEEAQSLADHLAIMHEGRIVAAGTPEQIAAAYPSTIAFELPQGLRSTDLPAVNGERTVDGSRLTLRTGTLQRDLTILMKWAEERSLTLTDLQARSASLEEAFLAIAGSTGPAASQTLPEGVAA; via the coding sequence ATGACAACAACACCAAGCGTCGAAGTCAACGAACTGCGTCGAAGCTACGGCGGCGACGGCGGTTATGAGGCCGTCCGAGGCGTGTCGTTCGAGGTACGCCGCGGCGAGTTGTTCGCGCTGCTGGGCACGAACGGCGCGGGCAAAACCTCGACTCTCGAGGTCGTCGAGGGACTGTCACGCCCGACCGGCGGCACCGTGCGGGTACTCGGCAAGGACCCGTACGCCGACCGCTCCGCCGTACGGCCCGATATCGGCATCATGCTGCAATCAGGCGGACTTCCGGGCGACCTGACCGCGCTGGAGACCGCTCGCATGTGGGCCGACAGCCTGGTCCGGGCCCGGCCGCCGCAGGAGGCGCTCGAGATGGTCGGGCTGGCGCATCGCGCCTCCGTGGCCGTCAAGGCGCTGTCCGGCGGTGAACGTCGCCGGCTCGATCTCGCGCTCTCGCTCACCGGGTGGCCGAAGGTGCTCTTCCTAGACGAGCCGACCACGGGGTTAGACCCGCAGAGTCGCCACGCGACGTGGGCGCTGATCGACAACCTCGTCAAAGAGGGCTGCGCCATCGTGCTGACCACGCACTACCTCGAGGAGGCGCAGAGCCTGGCCGACCACCTCGCGATCATGCACGAAGGTCGGATCGTCGCGGCCGGTACGCCGGAACAGATCGCCGCGGCGTACCCCTCGACCATCGCGTTCGAGTTGCCGCAGGGTCTGCGCTCGACCGACCTGCCCGCCGTAAACGGGGAGCGCACCGTCGATGGCTCCCGACTGACCCTGCGCACCGGCACACTGCAGCGTGACCTCACGATTCTCATGAAGTGGGCCGAAGAACGGTCCCTCACTCTCACCGATCTGCAGGCGCGGTCTGCGTCGTTGGAGGAGGCGTTCCTCGCGATCGCCGGATCCACCGGCCCCGCTGCCTCGCAAACCCTCCCGGAAGGAGTCGCAGCGTGA
- a CDS encoding hemolysin family protein has translation MSWYAGIILTIVLLLTNAFFVAAEFALISARRTRVEPKAQGGSRIAKITLYAIEHVSIAMAGAQLGITICSLALGSISEPVIASLLEGPFRALGVPDSAQHPIAFVIAIAIVTYLHVVIGEMVPKNIALAGPERSAYVLAPVLMVIVAILYPIIWLLNKIANLGLRTLRVQPKDEVTSTFTRNEVASLVGESRTGGMLESNDERLLLGALQFEDYDVSKVLIPMSKMRMLPQTVTPAQAEDACAHGFSRFPITGPNLKPIGYIHIKDVLTMDPAERMQPIRPDVVRPLPEVLLTNSLRTVLTEMQRARAHLALVRGAHGEALGIVALEDVLEELVGEVRDDSRRIRPIVRTPADPR, from the coding sequence GTGAGCTGGTACGCCGGAATCATCCTCACCATCGTCCTGCTGCTCACCAACGCCTTTTTCGTGGCGGCCGAGTTTGCGCTGATCTCGGCGCGCCGTACCCGCGTCGAACCGAAGGCACAGGGCGGTTCACGGATCGCCAAGATCACGCTCTACGCGATCGAGCACGTCTCCATCGCCATGGCCGGGGCGCAGCTAGGCATCACCATCTGCTCGCTCGCACTCGGTTCGATCAGCGAACCGGTCATCGCCAGCCTCCTCGAGGGACCGTTCCGCGCGCTCGGCGTACCGGACAGTGCGCAGCATCCGATCGCATTCGTCATCGCGATCGCGATCGTCACCTACCTGCACGTCGTCATCGGCGAGATGGTGCCGAAGAATATTGCGCTCGCCGGGCCGGAGCGGTCGGCGTACGTCCTCGCCCCGGTTTTGATGGTCATCGTCGCGATCTTGTATCCGATCATCTGGCTGCTCAACAAGATCGCCAACCTTGGCTTGCGTACGCTGCGGGTGCAGCCGAAGGACGAGGTGACCAGCACCTTCACTCGAAATGAGGTCGCGTCGCTCGTCGGCGAGTCCCGCACCGGAGGGATGCTCGAGTCCAACGACGAACGGCTGCTGCTTGGTGCTTTGCAGTTCGAGGACTACGACGTCAGCAAGGTGCTGATTCCGATGTCGAAGATGCGGATGCTGCCGCAGACCGTGACTCCGGCGCAGGCCGAAGACGCGTGTGCGCACGGATTCTCGCGTTTCCCGATCACCGGTCCGAACCTCAAGCCGATCGGGTATATCCACATCAAGGACGTGCTGACGATGGATCCGGCAGAGCGGATGCAGCCGATTCGGCCGGACGTCGTACGCCCGCTCCCTGAGGTCCTGCTGACCAACTCGCTGCGCACGGTGCTCACCGAGATGCAGCGCGCGCGTGCGCACCTGGCGCTTGTGCGCGGCGCCCACGGTGAGGCGCTGGGTATCGTCGCGCTTGAGGACGTGCTCGAAGAGCTGGTCGGTGAGGTGCGTGATGACAGCCGCCGGATCCGTCCGATCGTTCGTACGCCGGCCGATCCGCGCTAG
- a CDS encoding ribokinase yields the protein MSVVVLGSANLDVVIALQRIPSPGETVLTDTISRGCGGKGANQAVAVARSGAPTTFLGAVGNDDAGRMLLDGLAGAGADVSAVRRTDGSSGTAYVMVDAQGENAIVVIGGANAGYTDLTEAEADIIRRADVLLMQFEVPIETVTAAASIARAAGVQVMLNAAPYAELPADLLENLDLLIVNEHEAALSAGTQGTPEEVATVILGSVPGVLITLGAAGSLLATRGTEPVRINAPHVTAVDTTGAGDTFSGAYAAATVEGLPAVERLRFASAAAALAVQERGAVDAIPDRARIDEALRHYYPG from the coding sequence GTGAGCGTCGTCGTACTAGGCAGTGCCAATCTCGACGTCGTGATCGCTTTACAGCGGATCCCGTCACCCGGCGAAACGGTATTGACCGACACGATCAGCCGCGGCTGCGGTGGCAAAGGCGCTAACCAGGCGGTCGCGGTGGCTAGGTCCGGGGCGCCGACGACCTTCCTCGGCGCGGTCGGCAACGACGACGCGGGCCGGATGCTCCTCGACGGACTGGCCGGCGCCGGGGCCGATGTGTCAGCGGTACGCCGCACCGACGGGTCGAGCGGTACGGCGTACGTCATGGTCGATGCGCAGGGCGAAAACGCGATCGTCGTCATCGGGGGCGCCAACGCCGGCTACACCGACTTGACCGAGGCCGAGGCCGACATCATCCGGCGGGCCGACGTGCTTCTCATGCAGTTCGAGGTGCCAATCGAAACGGTGACCGCGGCGGCCTCGATCGCCCGTGCAGCAGGCGTGCAGGTCATGCTCAACGCCGCGCCGTACGCCGAACTGCCCGCCGACCTGCTCGAAAACCTCGACCTGCTGATCGTCAACGAGCACGAGGCCGCGCTGAGCGCCGGCACGCAGGGTACGCCCGAAGAGGTCGCGACGGTGATCCTCGGGTCGGTGCCAGGCGTTCTGATCACGCTCGGTGCGGCCGGCTCGCTGCTCGCTACCCGCGGCACAGAGCCAGTGCGGATCAACGCACCGCACGTCACCGCGGTCGACACGACCGGTGCCGGCGACACGTTTTCCGGTGCGTATGCCGCGGCCACCGTCGAGGGTCTGCCCGCGGTGGAACGGTTGCGGTTTGCCAGCGCGGCGGCCGCGCTGGCCGTACAAGAGCGCGGTGCGGTCGACGCGATTCCCGACCGTGCTCGTATCGACGAGGCACTGCGCCACTACTACCCTGGGTAA
- a CDS encoding response regulator transcription factor codes for MSDNSADAIRVLLADDETLIRDALRALLNLEGDIDVVAVAGSGEEVLEMTDLAVDVVVLDLQMPGIDGIETAERLQSTYPDIATMIVTGHGRPGYLRRALAAGVRGFLPKTVSATVLASVVRTVHEGGRYVDPELAAEAISAGDSPLTPREADVLELSGAGAPIEEVAQRAHLSPGTVRNYLSSAMGKLDATNRHEAVQIARRHGWI; via the coding sequence GTGAGCGACAATTCAGCCGACGCGATTCGGGTCCTCCTCGCCGACGACGAAACCCTCATCCGCGACGCACTGCGTGCGCTACTCAACCTCGAGGGCGATATCGACGTCGTTGCGGTCGCCGGCAGTGGTGAAGAAGTCCTCGAGATGACCGATCTGGCGGTTGATGTCGTCGTATTGGATCTGCAGATGCCCGGCATCGACGGGATCGAGACGGCCGAGCGGCTGCAGTCGACGTACCCGGATATCGCCACGATGATCGTCACGGGGCACGGCCGCCCGGGCTATCTACGCCGAGCGCTGGCCGCCGGGGTGCGAGGGTTCCTGCCCAAGACTGTGTCGGCGACGGTGCTGGCCTCCGTCGTACGTACCGTCCACGAGGGCGGGCGGTACGTCGATCCGGAGCTCGCCGCGGAGGCGATCAGCGCTGGTGACAGTCCGTTGACGCCCCGCGAGGCCGACGTACTCGAGCTGTCCGGAGCCGGTGCGCCGATCGAGGAGGTCGCTCAACGCGCACACCTGTCGCCCGGCACCGTGCGCAACTACCTGTCCTCGGCCATGGGCAAGCTCGACGCGACCAACCGACATGAAGCGGTGCAGATCGCCCGCCGCCACGGCTGGATCTAG
- a CDS encoding sensor histidine kinase, giving the protein MAGVRQWWLGHSNPERFEIYTVWSLYFILLIEPFLCLGLVGRVAPGRMNAYGVYGVGTLVHAFLCILVLRASFEHVKSKRPVNRYLLVGLAAITLAMVVLAWFTFDWFVADDIGGRMWGSLIPVAFALGAACPLLARRQLWFGALAVPVVFAAAAVIGGPERLGVVAVVISSGAVILGAIFTVRMSIAMVGLVWEIDRSKHAGAALAVAEERLRFSRDLHDVLGRNLSVISVKSQLAAEFASRGRPEASDEMQEVRRIADDSLREVREVVRGYRKSHLDTELTGAQAILRAAGIDCTVDGSAGDLPVQAHDALGWVVREAVTNVIRHSAAGTCAITLIRRSEPDEIALVVWNDGARQSGPAVSGSGLAGLSERLGSVGGTLESAQPAPGEFRLTATIPAKAWLPRVNTDVKS; this is encoded by the coding sequence GTGGCGGGCGTCAGACAGTGGTGGCTGGGACACAGCAACCCCGAACGGTTCGAGATCTACACCGTGTGGAGCCTCTATTTCATCCTGCTGATCGAACCGTTCCTCTGCCTCGGCCTGGTCGGGCGCGTGGCTCCCGGCCGGATGAACGCGTACGGCGTGTACGGCGTGGGCACCCTCGTACACGCATTCCTGTGCATCCTCGTATTGCGCGCGAGCTTTGAGCACGTCAAGTCGAAACGACCAGTCAACCGATACCTGCTAGTCGGACTGGCGGCGATAACCCTCGCTATGGTCGTGCTCGCGTGGTTTACCTTCGACTGGTTCGTCGCGGACGATATAGGTGGCCGGATGTGGGGGTCGCTCATTCCCGTCGCATTCGCGCTGGGAGCCGCGTGCCCTCTGCTCGCGCGTCGCCAGCTGTGGTTCGGCGCGCTCGCCGTACCCGTCGTCTTCGCGGCGGCGGCCGTGATCGGCGGGCCCGAGCGGCTCGGCGTCGTCGCCGTCGTGATCTCGTCCGGCGCGGTCATCCTGGGCGCCATCTTCACCGTCCGGATGTCGATTGCGATGGTCGGCCTCGTGTGGGAAATCGACCGATCCAAACATGCTGGCGCTGCGCTGGCTGTTGCCGAAGAACGACTGCGCTTCTCCCGCGATTTACACGACGTGCTGGGGCGCAACCTGTCGGTCATCTCGGTGAAAAGTCAGCTCGCCGCGGAGTTTGCGAGCCGGGGCCGTCCGGAGGCGAGCGACGAGATGCAGGAAGTACGCCGGATCGCCGACGACTCGCTGCGCGAGGTCCGCGAGGTGGTCCGCGGCTACCGAAAGAGTCATCTCGACACCGAACTCACCGGGGCGCAGGCGATCTTGCGTGCGGCCGGGATCGACTGCACGGTGGACGGTTCGGCCGGCGACCTGCCCGTACAGGCGCACGATGCGCTCGGCTGGGTTGTCCGCGAAGCGGTCACCAACGTGATCCGACACAGTGCCGCCGGCACATGCGCGATCACACTGATTCGACGGTCCGAGCCGGACGAGATTGCGCTTGTCGTGTGGAACGACGGCGCGCGGCAGTCGGGCCCGGCCGTGTCCGGTAGTGGACTGGCCGGATTGTCCGAGAGGCTCGGATCTGTGGGCGGCACACTAGAGTCTGCGCAGCCTGCTCCTGGCGAGTTCAGGCTCACCGCGACGATTCCGGCCAAGGCCTGGCTGCCGCGTGTCAATACGGATGTGAAGTCGTGA
- a CDS encoding trypsin-like peptidase domain-containing protein — protein MNEDTFGTQGQPPLPGQPDNNGSQPVSGQRSDAPAEPTAAGQYSVPASFDDASDAQTPSVRSSDSGSSAAQQAPSQPGYVNQPYHPGPPQAASPQAPAGQRYGVQPTGSWPTVPPPFGVTGPRQPTGTHQAAGPHQPTGGYPAGGTQTLPPYMKPPQKNPRRRGGLLVTAALIAGLVGGSGGAVAVNAIAGGSANTANALTTSNVQAKDQVLNGSVEAVAKKVMPSVVQINVANGQTAGTGSGIILTTDGMIMTNNHVVESAASGGSITVLFSDGTSANATIVGRDPLTDIAVIKVQGKSGLTPATLGKSANVKVGQDVVAVGSPLGLQGTVTSGIVSALNRPVSAGSSESGASNTDVYPAIQTDAPINPGNSGGPLADMNGNIIGVDASIASTNTSSSQQSGSVGLGFAIPMDLASNIASQIMDGNTVVHAKLGASVADSVGADGITAEGAQIKAVTAGSAAAKAGLRSGDVVTSVNGITINNAQGLVAEIRSFSPGQTVSITVQRSGNAMQLKATLDSDGGQPTS, from the coding sequence ATGAATGAAGACACCTTCGGCACTCAAGGCCAACCGCCCCTTCCTGGGCAGCCCGACAACAATGGTTCGCAGCCGGTTTCCGGCCAGCGGAGCGACGCACCGGCTGAGCCGACCGCCGCAGGACAGTACTCAGTTCCCGCCTCGTTCGATGACGCATCCGATGCTCAGACACCGAGTGTGCGCTCGTCCGATTCCGGTTCATCCGCCGCGCAGCAGGCGCCATCGCAGCCCGGCTACGTCAACCAGCCTTACCATCCCGGACCTCCGCAGGCCGCCAGCCCGCAAGCGCCGGCCGGGCAGCGCTACGGCGTACAGCCGACTGGCTCGTGGCCGACCGTGCCGCCGCCATTTGGCGTGACGGGGCCGCGCCAGCCGACCGGAACGCACCAGGCCGCCGGTCCGCATCAGCCGACCGGCGGTTACCCCGCGGGCGGCACCCAGACGCTGCCGCCGTACATGAAGCCTCCCCAGAAGAACCCGCGGCGCCGCGGCGGTCTGCTCGTCACGGCCGCGCTGATCGCCGGACTAGTCGGCGGTTCCGGAGGTGCGGTCGCGGTCAACGCGATTGCGGGTGGCTCGGCGAACACCGCCAACGCGCTGACCACCAGTAACGTGCAGGCCAAGGACCAGGTGCTCAACGGTTCGGTCGAAGCGGTCGCCAAGAAGGTCATGCCGTCCGTCGTACAGATCAACGTCGCCAACGGCCAGACGGCCGGCACCGGCTCCGGGATCATTCTGACCACGGACGGGATGATCATGACGAACAACCACGTCGTCGAGTCCGCGGCCTCCGGCGGCTCCATCACAGTGCTCTTCAGCGACGGCACCAGCGCCAACGCCACCATCGTCGGACGCGACCCGCTCACCGATATCGCCGTGATCAAGGTGCAGGGTAAGTCCGGGCTCACGCCCGCGACGCTCGGCAAGTCCGCCAACGTCAAGGTCGGTCAGGACGTCGTCGCGGTCGGTTCGCCGTTGGGCCTGCAGGGCACCGTCACCAGTGGAATCGTCAGCGCCCTCAATCGCCCGGTCAGCGCCGGCAGCAGCGAGAGCGGCGCGAGCAACACCGACGTCTACCCGGCGATTCAGACCGACGCGCCGATCAACCCCGGTAACTCCGGCGGTCCACTCGCCGACATGAACGGCAACATCATTGGCGTCGACGCATCCATTGCCAGCACGAATACGTCGAGCTCGCAGCAGTCCGGTTCGGTCGGTCTCGGGTTCGCGATCCCGATGGATCTGGCCTCCAACATCGCCAGCCAGATCATGGACGGCAACACCGTCGTACACGCCAAGCTCGGCGCCAGCGTCGCGGACTCGGTCGGAGCCGACGGCATCACCGCTGAAGGCGCCCAGATCAAGGCGGTCACCGCGGGTAGCGCTGCTGCGAAGGCGGGCCTTCGAAGCGGGGACGTCGTCACCTCGGTCAACGGCATCACGATCAACAACGCCCAGGGGCTGGTCGCGGAGATCCGCTCCTTCAGCCCCGGCCAGACGGTCAGCATTACCGTGCAACGCAGCGGCAACGCGATGCAGCTCAAGGCGACGCTTGATTCCGACGGCGGCCAACCGACTTCTTGA
- a CDS encoding ABC transporter permease codes for MTTTRRQQDRSSLTRTMALAKAETLLLMRNRTAVANSIALPLLMVGALFAVGAFKSATSTATAAVSALAVMALCFVTYYNLVTTYVARREDLVLKRLRTGQVGDVGILTAVAAPSIVVTLVQVLVGTAALLAIGQDLSMSNPLLPLIGLLLGTVAFVVLAAASTTFTKTAETAQITTMPMIMISMALSGMFFPLSVLPDVLAEIARLLPASAVVELFNLGVAGVDRSGNVIGVGAGMTQALVPVAVLVAWTIIGVVTCSARFRWEPRS; via the coding sequence ATGACGACGACCCGACGGCAGCAAGACCGAAGCTCGCTGACCCGCACGATGGCGCTGGCCAAGGCCGAAACCCTGCTGCTGATGCGTAATCGAACCGCGGTCGCCAACTCGATCGCCCTGCCATTGCTTATGGTCGGCGCGCTGTTTGCCGTCGGCGCGTTCAAGTCCGCGACGAGCACCGCCACGGCTGCGGTGTCGGCGTTGGCGGTGATGGCGCTGTGTTTCGTCACCTACTACAACCTCGTGACGACGTACGTCGCCCGCCGCGAGGACCTCGTGTTGAAACGGTTGCGGACCGGCCAGGTCGGTGACGTCGGCATCCTGACCGCCGTAGCGGCACCCAGCATCGTGGTCACGCTGGTCCAGGTGCTCGTGGGGACGGCGGCCTTGCTGGCTATCGGCCAGGACCTATCGATGTCGAACCCGCTGCTGCCGCTGATCGGACTTCTGCTCGGCACGGTCGCGTTCGTCGTACTCGCCGCGGCCAGTACGACGTTCACCAAGACCGCCGAGACCGCGCAGATCACCACGATGCCGATGATCATGATCAGCATGGCGCTGTCCGGGATGTTCTTCCCGCTCAGCGTGCTGCCCGACGTACTGGCAGAGATCGCTCGCCTCCTACCGGCAAGCGCGGTCGTCGAGCTGTTCAATCTCGGCGTAGCCGGCGTGGACCGCTCCGGCAACGTGATCGGTGTGGGTGCGGGCATGACTCAGGCTCTGGTGCCGGTCGCCGTACTGGTGGCGTGGACCATCATCGGGGTAGTGACGTGCAGTGCACGGTTTCGCTGGGAGCCTCGCAGCTAA
- a CDS encoding Ig-like domain repeat protein, with protein sequence MNALRTTRRHKATLLAASIAAALIGLSGCVAASPNTQNVGATKSGTQSTRAESSAPSSSASPSESAPADPTTPAPPPGPDPATLNQPTVVYLGANWKIKPSTTAKVTITVETPNPGVPHGDVSLLKDGQAYASATLNEAGKATFEIPGLTPGDYKISASFAGNENYVAGTAATKTLHMMTEKEANPPPPVQGNGVPANNQCPSTATACVDLTDNLTWIQSDGQVTYGPVKMIAGKAGARTPTGTFHVYLKQKMHYSKEFDNAPMPYSVFFVGGVAFHQGSLSNPSAGCVHLSQTSAVQFYQMLSNGDTVYVYGAAQY encoded by the coding sequence ATGAACGCGCTTCGCACAACGCGTCGCCACAAGGCGACCCTGCTAGCGGCTTCAATCGCCGCGGCGCTCATCGGCTTGTCCGGCTGTGTGGCCGCATCACCCAACACGCAAAATGTCGGCGCCACTAAGTCGGGGACACAGTCCACTCGGGCCGAGTCGAGCGCTCCGTCGTCGTCCGCGTCGCCCTCCGAATCCGCTCCAGCGGACCCGACGACTCCCGCGCCGCCGCCCGGACCCGACCCGGCCACGCTCAACCAGCCGACCGTTGTCTACCTCGGCGCCAACTGGAAGATCAAACCCAGCACGACCGCCAAGGTCACGATCACGGTCGAGACGCCCAACCCCGGCGTACCGCACGGCGACGTGTCCCTGCTCAAGGATGGTCAGGCGTACGCGTCCGCAACGCTCAATGAGGCCGGTAAGGCGACGTTTGAGATCCCGGGCCTGACGCCGGGCGACTACAAGATCTCGGCATCGTTCGCCGGCAACGAAAACTATGTCGCGGGCACCGCGGCCACTAAGACGTTGCACATGATGACCGAAAAGGAAGCCAACCCGCCCCCGCCTGTGCAGGGCAATGGCGTCCCGGCCAATAACCAGTGCCCGTCGACGGCCACCGCGTGCGTCGACCTGACCGACAACCTGACCTGGATCCAGTCCGACGGCCAGGTGACCTATGGTCCGGTCAAGATGATCGCCGGCAAGGCCGGGGCCCGTACCCCGACTGGCACGTTCCACGTTTATCTGAAGCAGAAGATGCACTACTCCAAGGAGTTCGACAACGCGCCGATGCCGTACTCGGTGTTCTTCGTCGGTGGCGTGGCATTCCATCAGGGCAGCCTCAGCAACCCCTCGGCCGGCTGCGTACACCTCTCGCAGACCTCAGCCGTGCAGTTCTACCAGATGCTGAGCAATGGCGACACCGTGTACGTGTACGGCGCCGCCCAGTACTAA
- a CDS encoding DUF952 domain-containing protein: MAPIPTGACDVPQVPVERKIFHLAHRSEWEAGHYETSTRGVTLQEEGFTHCAFVDQLAGVAERFYADDPEELVVLEIDLDKLAAAQAELRIEEAPGTAERFPHIYGPIPPAAVVRVRPARFDESGTFHVDL, from the coding sequence GTGGCGCCAATACCGACCGGGGCGTGTGACGTCCCGCAAGTGCCCGTCGAGCGGAAGATCTTTCACCTGGCGCATCGGTCTGAGTGGGAAGCCGGCCATTACGAGACCTCGACGCGCGGGGTGACGCTGCAGGAAGAGGGGTTCACCCACTGCGCTTTCGTAGATCAGCTCGCCGGTGTCGCGGAGCGGTTTTATGCCGATGACCCCGAGGAACTCGTCGTACTCGAGATCGACCTCGACAAGCTTGCCGCCGCGCAAGCGGAGCTACGCATAGAAGAAGCGCCCGGCACCGCCGAGCGCTTCCCGCATATTTATGGTCCGATCCCGCCGGCCGCCGTCGTACGCGTGCGGCCGGCGCGATTTGACGAATCAGGCACCTTCCACGTCGACCTTTAG
- a CDS encoding SRPBCC family protein, producing the protein MTTESISARRTVNAPADRIFAILADPARHQDIEPTDWVRDAVDSQPLTAVGDVFAMNMFHVGQGGDYRMHNKVTVFDRDSAIAWEPGQASKSGTVNYGGWEWRYDLKPTDEGTDVTLNYDWSGASKEVRAVVPFPAVNEDYLGKSLAGLAALAE; encoded by the coding sequence ATGACTACTGAATCGATTAGCGCACGTCGTACTGTCAACGCCCCTGCCGACCGGATCTTCGCGATCTTGGCCGACCCGGCAAGGCATCAGGACATCGAGCCGACCGACTGGGTCCGCGATGCCGTCGACTCTCAGCCGCTCACTGCAGTCGGCGACGTCTTCGCGATGAACATGTTCCACGTGGGACAAGGCGGCGACTATCGCATGCACAACAAGGTCACCGTCTTCGACCGTGATTCCGCGATTGCCTGGGAGCCCGGCCAGGCGAGCAAGTCCGGCACCGTCAACTACGGCGGGTGGGAGTGGCGTTACGACCTCAAGCCGACGGATGAAGGCACCGACGTAACCCTGAATTACGACTGGTCCGGCGCCAGCAAGGAAGTTCGGGCGGTCGTCCCGTTCCCCGCCGTCAATGAGGACTACCTCGGGAAATCGTTGGCTGGGCTAGCCGCACTCGCCGAGTGA
- a CDS encoding hemolysin family protein, giving the protein MIELVLLFIAMVLVAVCGAFVAAEFAFVTVNRASVEHEAASGDKRAKGVQKALKSLSTQLSGAQLGITITNLAIGFLAEPSLSELLRGPLRSFGMTDSVVTSVSVTIAMVVATAVTMIFGELIPKNLALAKPREVARAVQGFQRRFTKSTAHVIRLFNGTANKILRLVGIEPQEELASARSPEELGALVRHSANQGTLAEETADLLERSLVLGEHRAHDVMTARPQMTVLDPDDTVHNLIELAHETGFSRFPVIAELDETTDRVVGVGHLRRALGVPYDQRRTTLVGSILSEPVVVPDTLELDDLMDQLREGGLQMAVLIDEFGSIAGLVTLEDLIEELVGEVRDEHDDEEDAATLDIDGRWIAPGLLRPDEASELIGLEIPEDDDYETLGGLITVELGRFPEVGDVVTIEAPSREDGHPMLANFEVLEIDDHRVDSVRISMEELPEEDDADDHSDSASAKDRDSDSDDEGGDRS; this is encoded by the coding sequence ATGATCGAACTCGTCCTGCTGTTTATCGCGATGGTCCTGGTCGCCGTCTGTGGCGCGTTCGTGGCGGCGGAGTTCGCGTTCGTCACGGTCAACCGTGCCAGTGTCGAGCATGAGGCAGCATCCGGTGATAAGCGGGCTAAGGGCGTCCAAAAAGCGCTGAAGTCGCTGTCCACGCAACTTTCCGGTGCGCAGTTGGGCATTACGATCACCAACCTCGCGATCGGCTTCCTGGCCGAGCCGTCGCTGTCCGAACTGCTCCGCGGGCCGCTGAGATCATTCGGCATGACCGACTCCGTGGTCACTTCGGTCAGCGTAACCATCGCGATGGTCGTGGCCACCGCTGTGACGATGATCTTTGGGGAGTTGATCCCCAAGAACCTCGCGCTGGCGAAGCCACGGGAGGTGGCCCGCGCCGTACAAGGGTTCCAGCGCCGATTCACCAAGTCCACCGCGCACGTGATCAGGCTGTTCAACGGTACGGCGAACAAGATCCTGCGGCTGGTCGGCATCGAGCCTCAGGAAGAGCTTGCCTCGGCCCGCTCCCCCGAAGAGCTTGGCGCGCTCGTGCGGCACTCCGCGAACCAGGGCACGCTGGCCGAAGAGACCGCCGACCTGCTCGAGCGTTCACTGGTCCTCGGCGAGCACCGCGCCCATGACGTGATGACCGCGCGGCCCCAGATGACGGTGCTCGACCCCGATGACACCGTCCACAACCTGATCGAGCTGGCCCACGAGACCGGCTTCTCAAGGTTCCCGGTGATCGCCGAGCTCGACGAAACAACCGACCGGGTGGTCGGCGTCGGTCACCTGCGACGCGCCCTCGGCGTGCCCTATGACCAGCGGCGTACGACGCTCGTCGGGTCGATTCTCAGCGAACCGGTCGTCGTACCGGACACCCTCGAGCTCGACGATCTGATGGATCAGCTGCGCGAAGGCGGCCTGCAGATGGCGGTGCTGATCGACGAGTTCGGCAGCATCGCGGGCCTGGTCACGCTCGAGGACCTCATCGAGGAACTGGTCGGTGAAGTGCGCGACGAGCACGATGACGAGGAAGACGCCGCGACGCTCGACATCGACGGACGATGGATCGCGCCGGGCCTGCTGCGACCGGACGAGGCGTCCGAGCTGATCGGCCTGGAGATCCCTGAGGACGACGACTACGAAACCCTCGGCGGGCTCATCACGGTCGAGCTCGGTCGGTTCCCGGAGGTCGGCGACGTCGTGACCATCGAGGCACCGAGTAGAGAAGACGGCCACCCGATGCTCGCGAACTTCGAGGTCCTGGAGATCGACGATCATCGGGTCGACTCGGTCCGCATCAGCATGGAAGAGCTGCCCGAAGAGGATGACGCGGACGACCACTCGGACTCGGCCTCGGCCAAGGACAGGGACTCGGACTCGGACGACGAGGGCGGTGACCGGTCGTGA